Within Cucumis melo cultivar AY chromosome 4, USDA_Cmelo_AY_1.0, whole genome shotgun sequence, the genomic segment GATTATTGTTTTCGTGGAGGGGGTTTTAAGGTTTTAATAATGATGTCTTGGTCAACGGAAGAACAGCCTACTCATGTTGTTGGTTTGGTCGAAGTGAAATTTTCGTTGGCTATTGTCTAATCAAATGACTTTATCTTCCTTATATCTTTATTTGCTAGATTTTGACTTTTCGTTCTATATTTCTATTGATTTACTTTTACTctttaatagtttagtttagaTATAAATGATTTTAACACTTAATATTGCTTATTTAGGCATATCATAACATGTTCATAATTGTGATAATATTATTAAGTTGGAATTCAGCGAGTTCAGTTTATTCTCCAACCAATATTTTTTTCTAGGTAATTCTGTTGAACTTGTGGGGTTGcttgttattttttgtattcATTCTCTTGGAGGACGATTGTTAGCTGAACTTATCATACTCGGTTAAAGTGACTGAAAAGGCTGAATAGTTTTAGCCATCAAAGTGTTCATATTGAAAAGTTTCCCGAGCAACATGCAAATATGGATCATTTTTTCTCTCTGGAGACTAGTCTTTGTTTGCTAAATGTGAGTTATTTACTTCTCAGGAAATTGCCTGTTACATGGGGCTGGAACTTGGAAAGATTAACATTAAGCGGTTTGCTGATGGTGAAATATACGTTCAATTGCAAGAAAGTGTTAGGGGATGCGATGTATTCCTAGTACAGCCCACCTGCCCCCCAGCTAATGAGAATCTTATGGAGCTTTTAATTATGATAGATGCTTGTAGGAGAGCCTCCGCCAAAAATATTACCGCTGTGATTCCTTATTTTGGATATGCTAGAGCCGATAGAAAGGTAATATTTTTAGTTGAATATTTTTGTAAGTCATGTTTGAGTATATGCTACAAAGTGATAATTCTTAAATGAGTGAGGAATTTGAGTTTGATGTGCTGCTTTTATTAAGTTTGAATAGAATAAACGTTAGGAACGCAGAACTATTTGCATTGGGTTTGTTTGATGAAGTGCTCTTGGACGAAAGTGGTTTCCTTTATTTGCTGTGTAACAGTCTGTTTATACTCTTCCACTAGACTCAAGGGCGAGAATCCATTGCTGCAAAGCTTGTTGCCAACATCATTACTGAAGCTGGTGCAAATCGTGTTCTTGCTTGCGATCTTCATTCTGGACAATCCATGGGTTACTTTGATATTCCCGTGGATCATGTAAATTGCCATGTAGGTtcattcatttcttttttttttttctttttgccatCTATTGGAAATATTAAATCTTTACTGAAATTTGTATTGTTTGCCTTATTGTCATCTACTTTATAGCCCGTGATTCTTGACTATCTTGCCAGCAAGAGgatttgttctagtgatttggTTGTGGTTTCTCCTGATGTTGGAGGAGTTGCCAGAGCACGTGCTTTTGCTAAAAAACTATCTGATGCACCTTTAGCCATAGTGGATAAGAGGCGCCATGGTCACAATGTTGCTGAGGTAATTTTGCACTATACTCTGTGGCTATAATCTCTTGGTGTAAGGTTTTATCTCTTGAACTCAGTGAAATATGCACCAAATCTATTTATATTGAATTTCGTAATCTCTAATTTAGAATAAATTGTGGCATGGACAATTGTGGTCGTACAGGGAATTGAAATCATGATTTGTTGGGTTTATCGACAGAATTCTACTCATTGTTTGTTGATGAAGCAATATATACGTTAGATTGCTCAGTTGAAACTGgaccacccccccccccccccccccccccccaaatgtTTTTCAACAGTTAGCCTTTTAACGAAAGAAATAGGAGGGTAACTAATATGTACTTGAGATATGAGATATTTGATGCCGTGGCATTTTCCTTCTCTTGTAAAATTAATAGAATGCTGATGGATATAGGAAAAGGTAGTCCTGACTAAAGCTTTAGATTAAATTACTTATTATATCTTTATGCAACGTGTTTGCAGGTAATGAACCTGATTGGTGATGTTAAAGGGAAGGTTGCTGTTATGGTTGATGACATGATTGACACAGCTG encodes:
- the LOC103503511 gene encoding ribose-phosphate pyrophosphokinase 1; translated protein: MAALTLSSSSSSYLSSLSSSLFSVGPLDHDGFVPNESRIRMCSNGGVRCDMSESLRHVNGKPTIPIVTERTLPKFLESARMEKRVNRSSTRLKLFSGSANRLLSQEIACYMGLELGKINIKRFADGEIYVQLQESVRGCDVFLVQPTCPPANENLMELLIMIDACRRASAKNITAVIPYFGYARADRKTQGRESIAAKLVANIITEAGANRVLACDLHSGQSMGYFDIPVDHVNCHPVILDYLASKRICSSDLVVVSPDVGGVARARAFAKKLSDAPLAIVDKRRHGHNVAEVMNLIGDVKGKVAVMVDDMIDTAGTITKGAELLHQEGAREVYACCTHAVFSPPAIERLSSGFFQEVIVTNTIPAPKVHFPQLTVLSVANLMGETIWRVHDDCSVSSIFQ